The window GTTCAACAAGCATATCTGAATTATAATACGCGGGACATTAGCAAGTTAAAAAGAAGGCAATTTGTTGCAGTTCTGATGGATAGGATTTTGAAACCATTTGATATGGAATCCATGAAGATGGCCATGTTAAAGCATGAAGAAACATTCAAAGAGCAGGTATGTGTTCCAAATGCAGGTCTCttgtttctcccttttctttcagTGGTCCACTCACTAGTCAGCGATTCTAAGCTTCGCCTATGATAATGCAGGTTTATGAACTTCATCGTTTGTATCGAATTCAGAAGATGTTAATGAACAACATGAAGAGCAGTGGGACACATGGATATGGTACAAAGAGATGGAATCTTGATGAGATTAGTTTGAGTCAGGTTAGTAGtacatataaagaaaaaaagaagccaCAGAAGCCAAGGAAACTTGATCTGGAACAACCTGCTGAAGAGTATATTGCAGAGGAAGGTGGAGATGGAATGTTAGAGATTGAGGATGAAAACGATATTGAGCTGACGTTAGGCCCCACGATTTATAATcgaagaaagaaagatgagacACCTCTAACTTCAGATTCAGGACCaagtttctcttcttcttctactgaATCCGGCCATATGAGAAGGACAAGAACAGGGGCATATAAGAGGATGGATACAAGAGAAGAGTTAACAGGCCATGAATGGGGACTCATCCAAGTGCCTAGCATGCATCCAATTTTCCCAAGGGGGACAAAGAACAATTACAATGTTGAAGAACAAGTGAGACAGGAGAAACTAAACCGGCCTCCTTGGCTGTTTCCCCTTTTCAGTATGAACATGACTTAACACCTTCTTGGTTGGTGTCCATAGATTTGACTGGTTCTGAGTTGCTATTTGTGATTGCTGTTTGCATgaaaatttctgttttgttcttaGTGTAATGGGTGATGGAGTATTTAAACAAGGCTAGCATTTTAGTGAGCTAAACTCAGAACCAAATTCAAATTGACTTCAAGTGGGTGTATAATTAGTTGAGGCCCATAAAAAACTTAACAGAATCAACTGACAGAAAGTGTATGTACTCCAGGATAGTGTTTCCAAAAGGCCAAATTAATCCTGTATCTGAAGAGAAACAACATTGTTTTGACTCTTTTGTGTATCTTTCCATAACTTCCTTATTTGTGTAAAAGATTTATAAACTTGTCTGTCAAATCACTTTGGACCCCATCAAAATTTCTCAAGCAGCCAGAGTTACTGCATATGGTTGTTTCTGTGTAGATGATATAGAATTTTACAAACTAAAATAACATTAATCTGATTttcttaaaagaagaaaacaagcaGTGATGAACTGGTTTATGTTAAA is drawn from Macadamia integrifolia cultivar HAES 741 chromosome 7, SCU_Mint_v3, whole genome shotgun sequence and contains these coding sequences:
- the LOC122083858 gene encoding uncharacterized protein LOC122083858; amino-acid sequence: MDRILKPFDMESMKMAMLKHEETFKEQVYELHRLYRIQKMLMNNMKSSGTHGYGTKRWNLDEISLSQVSSTYKEKKKPQKPRKLDLEQPAEEYIAEEGGDGMLEIEDENDIELTLGPTIYNRRKKDETPLTSDSGPSFSSSSTESGHMRRTRTGAYKRMDTREELTGHEWGLIQVPSMHPIFPRGTKNNYNVEEQVRQEKLNRPPWLFPLFSMNMT